ATTTTACCAAACATAGATTGATAGGTTAGAGTAGATTCAATTAAACTAGattgatttaaatcaaaattgggttaattaaaatttgtattgAAACATGACCAAAAGTGGACGATTCAGTTCAAAATCAAACTATTTTTCtccctttttttaaaaaattaaaaaactattTCAACCGCTAGATAAGATGAAAATCAAATCGAAATTAGATCAAAACTAAAATCAAAACCGAACTACATCTAAGGACCCTGGAGGCGTATCTAATCCCCTGAACCATCAATTCAGGCTCGAAAGTGGCTATTGGAAACCACTAGTTTAGACAACAGAATGGAAGTCAACACCCCATTTTGGCTAAGTGGAAATAAACCTAACCTTCAGATTTTTGGATGTGCTTGTCTATTCTCTATTATATATATGCAGCTATTCTACTCAATGAAGACCATAAATGGTGGTCCACACACACACACTTCCTTTTGTAGGAGTTTGAGAGTAGAAGAAACGTTTTGCCGAAAATGGCTTTCTAGTATACACAGTTTCTGCCACCTTTATTTCTTCTTGTGAAGCTAGCATGCACATTAAAgaatttatttcaaaaaaaaaaaaaaattcaaaccttAATATTTCTCAATCCTTCTAAAAACATCccaaatatatataaaaagaacTTTTTTTCCAAATAGCAAATTGGAACCACAATCCTCAACAGGCTAAATGTTACAGAAATTGTAGACAAGAATTATTTTGTTACAAAGAAGGAAGAAATTGCAGTAAAGAAAGGTTGCATTGAACAAATAATGTAGTGTTATGCTTGCAAATGAGTTAGCAATGGATTGGGCTCTGGTGTTTTACTTTAATTTGGGTCAAAGTTAGAATTGCAGTCATTGGGCTTTATCCATTGGGCAAATTGATGTGTAAATATAAGCACATATTTGCTGAGAGGGTGAATATTCATACCAGCTTCAACATTAATCATCTAGGTATTTATGGTAATTAAATTCAGCAAAATCATTTCCTGGGTATATTTTGTTTCAAATTCATATtcatattcaatttttttaatagtgAGTTATATAAGTGGtgctttttctcttccttttggtAGATTTGGGTATGCATTGATTAATTTATCTTAGGATTTCACTTCCATTTGATGGGATTCACAGAAAGAATGAAACGTTCAACCAGAACAATTGAATAGCACTCTGTATTTTAAGTACATGGGTTTACCACTGGTTTAAACCATAAATTCAATAAAACAAATGCAAAGAAAAGCAATGTCGCATACAAAAAATTGGCATGAATAGGCAGTTCAGCTTAGTCTTCTGATCGTAAAAGAGCAGAAGAAGCCCTTTCTAAATTTCCCTCAGAAGCAGGAGTTGACAAACTTGCAGCCTGGAATGATGAAGATGAAGTAGGAGCTGGTCCTGAGAGTGTGTGACTGTGAGAGAAATTGCTAACATCGCTGCTCAAATATGTATTGAATCCACTAATAGACTGTTCCGGCACGGCCAGAAGGGAAGGTGGCTTATCAATCTCTACAATCCCTTCCAGCATCCGCACCACTTTTTCCATTCTCGGCCTCAGTGATGGTTGCTCCTGAATGCACCAAAAGCTTACTTGAATTGCCCTCATCACTTGTTCCATATCCACTCCTTGGTGACCAGCTAGCCTTCTGTCAACAATTCCCCAGACATTACCTTTCTCAAACTCTTCATATGCCCACACTGAAAACTTTTTCATATTTGTTTCTGCAGACATTTCAAAGTTCCTAAATCCACCCACAATCTCCAGCAAAACCATACCATAACTATAAATATCAGACTTTGATGTTATTGGAAGATTTGAAAGCCACTCTGGTGCTAAATATCCCCTAGTGCCTCTAATGCTTGCCAATGACCTATGCTCCTTGGCATGGATCAGCTTTGCAAGACCGAAATCTGAGACTTTGGCAGTGTAATTCTCATCCAAGAGAATGTTTTCAGGCTTTATATCACAGTGAACAATGCAGTCATGGCACTCCTCATGGAGGTATGTGATGGCCTTGGCAGTGCCAAGGGCAATGCTGAATCTTTGCTCCCAATTCAACAATTTCCCCGTTTGATTGTTTGTGATGAAAAGGAATTGATCAAGAGACCCATTTTTCATGAACTCATATACCAACAGCCTATGGCGCCCTTCAGAGCAAAAACCAATTAGTCTTACCAAATTCAGATGGTGCGTGCTGCTTATAGTGGCAACCTCCATTCTGAACTGTTTCTCCCCCTGCTCAATTCCTTCAAGTTGCTTCACTGCAACAACCATTCCATTGGCAAGAACTCCTTTGTACACACTCCCAAATCCTCCAGTTCCAAGCTTCTCCTTGAACCCTTTTGTTGCGCGTTGAAGGTCCTTATACCAGAACTGGACTGGCGCACCAGAAGCATACTCAAGAAGAGCATATTGGGCAGATAGTCCTCCAAATCTGGGGCTGTTTCTAAAACACCACAACCATAAACCAGCTTCCAAGCTGATCAAACCGAAAACGATAGCTACTCCCTGAACGATTAAAGTCCACCCATGTACCCTCCAACCACTGCTCTTCCCAGACAACTGCGAAGGTAATGGGTTTGGAAGTACTGGGGAGCAAACTTTGATATGTGAAGTTGAAGGAAGTGCAGGACTCGAATAACCAGTAATATAACCAGGTTTTTTTAAATAACACTGGCCTGTGCCATCAGACAACACAGTGGAAGCTTCACAACCACCGGCATTGCTAAGACAATTCAATCTACATGCTGATACAGCAATAAAGAAAACCTCTGACTCCGAACCACCACCAAATACACTCTGTGGAGGGTAAGTCAACAGCAGAGTGTGTTCCAAATCCAACATTGTAACATTCCCCGGACAATCTTCAGTCTCCACCTTCCTCTTGCACCCTTTCCTACTATCCTTTGGATCAATAAATTCGAAGTTCTGAGATGGGCACCTGCAAATTGGACCCGTATCATTATAACTACAAATCCCCATATCCCCACAATATCCATAAACTCTACACTGATCTTCAACAGCTGCCCATCTATCCGTTAGAGTCCCACTACCCCTTTGAGAGCTATAAATCCTTAAGTTCCCATCATTATCTAATTTCAGAAACCTTAGCATATCACCAGCTTCAGCATAATCATCACTATACACCATGATAGCTCCAACAGAAGGCAGCGTTTCATCGAACACAGACAGAGTTCCAATAGATTGCAATTCCAAACTCGGCGAATTTAAACTAGAATTTTCACTGTTGAACGAGGAATTCAAACCTTTATTCCAATAAGTGATGCTATTATTCCATGTAAGAGTGATGTTACCATAACTAAGAAGACTAAAGGTGTATAACCCAGAACGCAAAACCTTACCAACTGTGAAATTCTGGGACGGGACAATCGTATCAACAGGGTTGTCGAAGGAGGACCAAACAGTGGCAGTATCATTTTTCAGAACTAGATTGCCAAAGTCATCTAGAGAAGCGGAGGAGACTCCAAGATTCCCTGTGTTAGAGTCCCAGACGATAGAACTGGAGCCATTGAGGAGGCGAAGTGTTCCAGTGGAGAGGAACTGGAGAGAACCAGCTGAGTCAACGGGGGCGCCTGCAGTCCAAATAGGGATGCCACCGGAATAGTAGATGGCAGCAAGGAAAGAAGGAGGGGAACTCTGGGGGCTGAGTGGGATAAAGCCAAATGAGAAAGTTTGGGTCGGAGAAAGCCAAGCCTGATCTGTGTCAGAGGCATAGAGAGTTGAGCCTGGAGTGACATCTCCTATTGCCATGGCTGCTAGTAAAAAGGCAAGGAGGAGGTGAAGGAACAAGAATTTGGGTGGTCGGTTAATCATTAtcatcctcttcttcttcttccctcccTTCTTGTCTTCTGTGTTTGTTTGGGTGGGTTGGGATAATTTTAATGGAGGCCGCCAGGGCAGATGATTGTGATAAATGAAAGTTTATTACATGTTCTTATATACGAGAGTATAATATTGATTTTCTTGGCAAAGTAGAAAGGCAGGGCAGAGAAGATTTGAACATGTGTTCACTGCTCAGGAATTGTAGGTCCTCCTGTTCGCGTGGAATATGATTGGTTGATTTCTgataacaaatttttctttttacaaTAGGGTCCGATACTCAAATTACCTCACAGCCACTACGTTGAAgattattgataaaaataaataaaaaatataaaatttttattataaaatataaaaaaaatataaaaattttataatttattgcaATACTATTTGACGTATCGAAGTTATTGTATCAAGATTCGtgtatggttaaattcaaaatcaaatcaattgaATTTAGAATTAAAATCGTATCAGTAAAAATTGACCTTGAATCGGACTGTAAATATCCTTTCCAAGAATTGGATTATTGGAGACCAGCTCTTCACATTTGCTGTGGGCCTCACCAGTTGGACTTGCAAGCCTCCATCCAGCTGCTTTTGTTTACTTTTTCTGTTTCGTTTCattgtttatttttctttgatggtAACTTTCACCTTACTGTTTGAATTGTCATTCCGTTCTCCGATCAAATTGTTGAACTTTTGTTAAGCTTTTCTAATCAAACGTATGACTTGTGTTGTACTAGTATTTGTCAAATAGATCCTTTTCAAATCAGAATTTGAACTTCCAGAAGTTCTAAATCCGTGATCATGAACTCGATATATCATTTTCAGAATTTTATTTAGAGGAAAATTCAAACATTGAAATCACAACACACGACTGTTTAGCAATACATACTTTTCCTTGTGCAGGAAAAAAGAAAAGGTAGGAAAACAATATTCAGTAATTATGCCCTGTTCCACTCTTTCTCCATGTTTGCTTTATAAATTTGGTTCTGGATTGTGTTCATTGTCCTTTccccttttcttcttttttcaatGGGGTTCTTGCAAACTCAGAATTGTTTTAAGATAGTCAATTGAAATGCAATTTCGATGGCACCTGATTATGATGTCTTTTTAGAGTCATAAATATCTGTTCTGTGATGGTTTTATCTCTAGAATCTCGTGAAGAATTATTAATGAAGTGTTTGATCAGCGGAAGATTTGGTTGTTCACAACAAGAATAAATTAATGCATCGTTTTTCTCATTGCACGGGAAATTCTTTTTCTATAATTCCTGTTTGATTGGTGTTAAATGGTCGTAAGAAAGCTAGATTCAATTAGAGTTTCTTCAACACCAAGAAATGTTAGGTTCTGGTAGGTAGGCCTGGCTAGCAGGCTGATACAGTCTGGTTCCAGGTCGAAACTGAGGCCCGAGATCGAACCGTAGGGTTTACCCGTTTCTGACTCCAGTTTTAGTCTAATTCTGATTTTGGTTCTAGTTTGATTAGGTTTGAGCCAATTTAATGATTAAAAATAATGGTTTAAATCGAACTGAATCAGGTTCCAATCCAATTCAAGAGAAGAAAGAAAACTGTGTATTTCTGGTTCAAATCCATGAAACTCTTGTCTTGAGTAGACAGGGCAGTTACGGATCCAAACTGGACCATGTCCAAGTTTACTTGGGGTCTGTTTGGATGGGGTGAGGGAAGGGTAATTAATTGGAGGGTAAGGAGGGAGAAGGGTAAGGAGGGTTACAATAAAAAAATTCTCATGTTTGAAAAGAGGTGAATTAATGGAAAGGTAAGGAGAGGTAATGCTTATTCTTTATGTTTAGAAAGAGGTGAAAGaaggataaataattattaaaattataaaaataccaTTTTCTATTAGATaaaatttattctttattttttttaatatgcaaaattaaggccttttatttttagtttaatggcttataatttatattttttattgtcTTTTTATATTAGACCATGATATATACTATTTTAACATTCAACTTAGATATATATAAAGTAATACAAATGTCATTTTgcatcttttaaaatattttatttttttaaaagataggtaaaatattattgttataaaacaaacttttgtaattttttatttattaataacctTGAATGGTATCAATTAATCATTTCATACCTGAACTTTTTTAATGGGTGAGAATAAAATTTAATAGTATGAAAGGAATTTATCTTAAATTAGTGGATTAAGTGCTA
This sequence is a window from Hevea brasiliensis isolate MT/VB/25A 57/8 chromosome 10, ASM3005281v1, whole genome shotgun sequence. Protein-coding genes within it:
- the LOC131169274 gene encoding G-type lectin S-receptor-like serine/threonine-protein kinase At1g34300, whose protein sequence is MIMINRPPKFLFLHLLLAFLLAAMAIGDVTPGSTLYASDTDQAWLSPTQTFSFGFIPLSPQSSPPSFLAAIYYSGGIPIWTAGAPVDSAGSLQFLSTGTLRLLNGSSSIVWDSNTGNLGVSSASLDDFGNLVLKNDTATVWSSFDNPVDTIVPSQNFTVGKVLRSGLYTFSLLSYGNITLTWNNSITYWNKGLNSSFNSENSSLNSPSLELQSIGTLSVFDETLPSVGAIMVYSDDYAEAGDMLRFLKLDNDGNLRIYSSQRGSGTLTDRWAAVEDQCRVYGYCGDMGICSYNDTGPICRCPSQNFEFIDPKDSRKGCKRKVETEDCPGNVTMLDLEHTLLLTYPPQSVFGGGSESEVFFIAVSACRLNCLSNAGGCEASTVLSDGTGQCYLKKPGYITGYSSPALPSTSHIKVCSPVLPNPLPSQLSGKSSGWRVHGWTLIVQGVAIVFGLISLEAGLWLWCFRNSPRFGGLSAQYALLEYASGAPVQFWYKDLQRATKGFKEKLGTGGFGSVYKGVLANGMVVAVKQLEGIEQGEKQFRMEVATISSTHHLNLVRLIGFCSEGRHRLLVYEFMKNGSLDQFLFITNNQTGKLLNWEQRFSIALGTAKAITYLHEECHDCIVHCDIKPENILLDENYTAKVSDFGLAKLIHAKEHRSLASIRGTRGYLAPEWLSNLPITSKSDIYSYGMVLLEIVGGFRNFEMSAETNMKKFSVWAYEEFEKGNVWGIVDRRLAGHQGVDMEQVMRAIQVSFWCIQEQPSLRPRMEKVVRMLEGIVEIDKPPSLLAVPEQSISGFNTYLSSDVSNFSHSHTLSGPAPTSSSSFQAASLSTPASEGNLERASSALLRSED